The following are encoded together in the Bacteroidales bacterium MB20-C3-3 genome:
- a CDS encoding DUF1343 domain-containing protein, whose amino-acid sequence MFSFRTTSLTEQPDLVLRSGKIALLCNQSSWHPERGEYLIETLYKKGVLKRVFIPEHGLFGELQDQVKLDEGSEYDSMAPGCEFISLYGSSEESLSVKRDKLEDLDALIIDIQDVGARYYTYPVTIFNLFKVLKAESVNLPVYVIDRVNPMGRQIEGTMLKEGYSSFIGETGILHRHGLTLGELTNYFYNEINAKFPLHIISYVAESVNREMLPWSIPPSPNIPGLFTCHFYSGQCLWEGTNVSEGRGTTRPFEIFGAPFIDVLADFNSKEGYENWNDPGNPISDPSVYIRWTRFIPQFHKFSGEVCSGFQLHPVPGKQYHALAHNLRIMRFIKESCEGFSFRHGKYEAGNDKRAIELLCGDPLLVDYLEGNTDWDSVREEMKHEEQKWIRKAKRVLLYDDQLFRCK is encoded by the coding sequence ATGTTTTCATTCAGAACAACATCTTTAACTGAACAACCGGATCTGGTGCTTAGGAGCGGTAAGATTGCCCTTCTATGCAATCAATCATCCTGGCATCCTGAGAGAGGAGAGTATCTGATAGAGACACTCTACAAAAAAGGGGTGTTAAAAAGAGTATTTATACCTGAACACGGATTATTTGGAGAACTGCAGGATCAGGTAAAACTTGATGAGGGCTCTGAGTATGATAGTATGGCTCCCGGTTGTGAGTTTATATCACTGTACGGTAGTAGTGAAGAGAGTCTTTCAGTTAAAAGGGATAAACTTGAAGATCTTGATGCTCTTATAATTGACATCCAGGATGTAGGGGCAAGATACTATACCTATCCTGTTACAATCTTTAACCTGTTTAAAGTGTTAAAGGCAGAGTCTGTCAATTTGCCTGTTTATGTAATTGACAGAGTAAATCCGATGGGGAGACAGATTGAGGGGACAATGTTAAAGGAGGGATACTCCTCTTTTATCGGAGAGACAGGTATACTTCATCGTCACGGTCTAACTCTTGGAGAACTGACAAATTACTTTTACAATGAGATAAATGCAAAGTTTCCGCTTCATATAATCTCATATGTTGCCGAATCGGTCAACAGAGAGATGCTTCCATGGAGCATACCTCCTTCACCAAATATCCCAGGCCTCTTTACCTGCCATTTTTACAGCGGGCAGTGCCTTTGGGAGGGAACCAATGTCAGTGAAGGAAGGGGAACAACAAGGCCTTTTGAAATATTTGGAGCCCCATTTATTGATGTATTGGCCGATTTTAACAGCAAAGAGGGTTACGAAAACTGGAATGATCCAGGAAATCCAATCTCAGATCCAAGTGTTTATATCAGATGGACAAGGTTTATACCTCAGTTCCATAAATTCTCAGGAGAGGTGTGCAGCGGATTTCAGCTTCATCCGGTACCCGGAAAGCAATACCATGCACTGGCACATAATTTGAGAATAATGAGGTTCATCAAAGAGAGCTGTGAAGGCTTCAGCTTCCGTCACGGCAAATATGAGGCAGGGAATGATAAGAGAGCAATTGAACTCTTGTGCGGAGACCCTCTTCTGGTAGATTATCTTGAAGGTAACACAGATTGGGATTCGGTTAGGGAGGAGATGAAGCACGAGGAGCAAAAATGGATACGAAAAGCGAAAAGGGTACTCCTGTATGATGATCAGCTCTTTCGATGTAAATAA
- a CDS encoding type B 50S ribosomal protein L31 codes for MKKGIHPETYRLVAFKDMSNDHVFITRSCANTRETIEHEGVEYPVIKVEISNTSHPFYTGKMKLVDTAGRVDKFLNRYKKVQK; via the coding sequence ATGAAAAAAGGAATACATCCCGAAACCTACCGTCTTGTAGCTTTCAAGGATATGTCAAATGACCATGTATTTATCACACGCTCGTGTGCAAATACAAGAGAGACAATTGAGCACGAAGGAGTTGAATACCCTGTAATCAAAGTGGAGATTTCAAACACTTCACACCCATTCTACACAGGTAAGATGAAACTGGTTGATACAGCCGGCCGTGTTGATAAATTCCTCAACAGATACAAAAAGGTACAAAAATAA
- a CDS encoding V-type ATP synthase subunit K — MEQLLPLTLAYVGMGIMLAVSCIGSTIGVTMGGNATIGALKKNPDMFGSAMILCALPSTQGLYGFAGFFLMLNRLLEMPVLSLGQGFAIFAVGVGLGVVGYFSALKQASIVANGIVEMSNGQDVFGKTLILGVFPELYAILAFAAAFLAIPA; from the coding sequence ATGGAACAATTATTACCATTGACACTAGCCTATGTTGGTATGGGCATAATGCTTGCTGTATCCTGTATTGGAAGCACTATAGGGGTAACTATGGGCGGTAACGCAACTATTGGTGCTCTAAAGAAGAATCCGGATATGTTCGGCTCTGCAATGATTCTTTGCGCACTCCCTTCTACTCAGGGTCTTTATGGATTTGCCGGTTTCTTTCTTATGCTTAACAGGCTTCTTGAGATGCCGGTATTAAGTCTGGGACAAGGATTTGCAATTTTTGCGGTAGGTGTTGGTCTTGGAGTTGTTGGTTATTTCTCAGCCCTAAAGCAGGCATCTATTGTTGCAAACGGTATTGTTGAGATGAGTAATGGTCAGGATGTATTTGGAAAAACCCTTATTCTTGGAGTATTCCCTGAATTATATGCAATCCTTGCTTTTGCAGCTGCATTCCTTGCAATTCCTGCATAA
- a CDS encoding Bax inhibitor-1/YccA family protein produces the protein MSNPVLSEKIFRREAAASSTGVMTVKGTAMKALVLVLMVLAGAAYTWKIFYESINPASIQPWMWGGVIGGFIVAMIISFKPNLAQYLAPVYAVLEGLFLGAISAMFNAAFAESAPGIVMNAVLLTMMTAFVMFLLYRSRLIKVDQKFMRIITAAVGAVALYYFITIILSLFGVNLVMLHNSGPLSIGISLVIIGVAAFSLMMDFHFIEQASAAGAPKHMEWYGAFGLMVTLIWLYLEILKLLAKFAGNRD, from the coding sequence ATGTCAAATCCGGTACTAAGCGAAAAAATTTTCAGGAGAGAGGCAGCTGCATCTTCCACAGGGGTAATGACAGTAAAGGGAACAGCAATGAAGGCCCTGGTTCTTGTACTTATGGTGCTTGCAGGTGCAGCATATACCTGGAAAATTTTTTATGAATCAATTAACCCTGCCTCTATCCAGCCTTGGATGTGGGGTGGAGTAATAGGTGGATTTATTGTAGCCATGATTATATCATTCAAACCAAACCTGGCACAGTATCTGGCTCCTGTTTATGCAGTTCTTGAGGGTCTGTTTTTAGGTGCAATATCGGCTATGTTTAATGCTGCTTTTGCAGAGAGTGCCCCCGGAATCGTTATGAATGCTGTTCTGCTTACTATGATGACAGCCTTTGTGATGTTCCTTCTATACAGAAGCAGATTAATTAAGGTGGATCAGAAATTTATGAGAATCATTACAGCTGCTGTTGGTGCTGTAGCTCTCTACTATTTTATTACAATCATACTGTCACTCTTTGGGGTGAATCTTGTTATGCTTCATAACAGCGGCCCTCTTAGCATAGGTATAAGTCTGGTGATTATAGGCGTTGCCGCATTCAGCCTTATGATGGATTTCCATTTTATTGAACAGGCATCGGCTGCAGGAGCCCCAAAACACATGGAGTGGTACGGAGCATTTGGCCTTATGGTAACACTGATTTGGCTATATCTTGAGATCCTTAAACTCCTTGCCAAATTTGCCGGTAACAGAGATTAA
- a CDS encoding zeta toxin family protein encodes MPNLYIISGCNGAGKTTASYTILPEMLDCKEFVNADEIARGISPFKPESVSIQAGKIMIERMDNLMSNGTDFAIETTLATRIYAKIIKYAQERGYRVTLLFFWLSMPNLAVERVKMRVASGGHNIEEKTIRRRYDIGIKNLFSLYIPLCEYWMIINNSTIPQELIAEGGKNMEPKIYNKPTYNKLINYERIRD; translated from the coding sequence ATGCCTAATCTATATATTATTTCCGGCTGCAACGGGGCAGGTAAAACAACTGCCTCTTATACAATTCTTCCGGAGATGCTTGATTGCAAAGAATTTGTTAATGCAGATGAAATAGCAAGGGGAATTTCCCCTTTTAAACCGGAAAGCGTATCAATTCAGGCCGGGAAGATAATGATTGAGCGTATGGATAATCTTATGTCCAACGGCACGGATTTTGCGATTGAAACTACACTAGCCACAAGAATATATGCGAAAATAATTAAATATGCTCAGGAGAGAGGATATCGTGTTACACTTCTTTTTTTCTGGCTTTCTATGCCCAACCTTGCTGTTGAGAGAGTTAAGATGAGGGTGGCTTCAGGGGGTCATAATATTGAAGAAAAAACAATCAGAAGACGATACGATATTGGAATAAAAAACTTATTTTCGCTATACATTCCGCTATGTGAATACTGGATGATAATAAATAATTCAACCATCCCTCAGGAGCTGATTGCAGAGGGTGGCAAGAACATGGAACCTAAAATTTACAATAAACCTACCTACAACAAACTAATTAATTATGAGCGAATCAGAGACTAA
- a CDS encoding BlaI/MecI/CopY family transcriptional regulator, translating to MDKRKVKELTKAELQIMQLLWDKERAYVNDLLEEMPEPKPAYNTVSTIVRILEKKGFVSHESHGNTHKYFPVVDKDSYLNSLMHGIVNSFFSGSVANMVSFLSKKEQLSVEEADKLMKIIKNKSN from the coding sequence ATGGATAAGAGAAAAGTTAAAGAGCTGACAAAAGCTGAATTGCAAATTATGCAACTGCTTTGGGACAAGGAGAGAGCATATGTAAATGACCTGCTGGAGGAGATGCCGGAGCCTAAGCCGGCGTACAATACTGTATCCACTATTGTTAGGATACTTGAGAAAAAAGGGTTTGTCTCTCATGAATCTCATGGCAATACTCATAAGTACTTTCCTGTAGTTGATAAAGACTCTTATCTGAACTCGTTGATGCATGGAATTGTAAACTCTTTTTTTTCAGGATCTGTTGCGAATATGGTCTCTTTCCTGTCTAAAAAAGAGCAATTATCAGTTGAAGAGGCAGATAAACTCATGAAAATTATTAAGAATAAAAGTAATTAA
- a CDS encoding V-type ATP synthase subunit D — translation MAIKFQFNKTSLNDLNKQLKVRTNALPTLKNKESALRMEVKRAKYRSDELLEQLASSLKSYDYLAGLWTEFEPGLISVKDVELETVKIAGIKTPSLKEVIYDVKPYNFFKKPVWYADGIKILQQLAQLGIESEIYLEKMRLLEFARKKTTQKVNLYEKVQIPGYKEAILKIKRFMEDEENLSKASQKIVKNRQLQEEAAL, via the coding sequence ATGGCTATAAAATTCCAATTTAATAAAACCTCTCTTAACGACCTTAACAAGCAGCTTAAGGTGCGCACAAATGCGCTGCCTACCCTTAAAAATAAGGAATCTGCGCTCAGAATGGAGGTTAAGAGAGCAAAATATCGTTCAGACGAACTTTTGGAACAATTGGCCTCTTCACTGAAATCTTACGACTATCTGGCAGGGTTATGGACTGAATTCGAACCCGGTTTAATCTCAGTAAAGGATGTGGAGTTAGAAACGGTAAAAATTGCCGGAATAAAAACACCATCTTTGAAAGAGGTTATTTACGATGTAAAGCCCTATAATTTTTTCAAAAAACCTGTCTGGTATGCAGACGGTATAAAAATACTTCAGCAACTTGCCCAGTTGGGCATTGAATCTGAAATATATCTTGAAAAGATGAGGCTGCTAGAGTTTGCCAGAAAGAAGACCACTCAGAAGGTTAACCTCTACGAGAAGGTCCAGATTCCAGGTTATAAAGAGGCTATTCTTAAGATTAAACGATTTATGGAGGATGAGGAGAACCTCTCCAAAGCCTCACAAAAAATCGTTAAAAACAGACAACTACAGGAGGAGGCTGCCTTATGA
- the glmM gene encoding phosphoglucosamine mutase, protein MTLIKSISGIRGTIGGEPGTALTPPDVVKFVSAYSYRLKLRLPGKSRYKVVVGRDARISGEMVENLVCGTLMACGIDVVNASLASTPTVEMAVVFEKADGGIILTASHNPKQWNALKLLNEKGEFLDANEGEKLLKFAEEGLFNYADVDTLGIITKRDFSKQHIEAVLSHPLVDTEAIYRAGFTVALDAVNSVGGVIMPQLLEALGVKCIKVNCDPTGRFAHNPEPLPEHLTELSSVVVKEGADLGISVDPDVDRLALICEDGNPFGEEYTLVAVADFILRSRKGATVSNLSSSRALRDVTEAAGCEYFASAVGEVNVVTEMKRVGAVIGGEGNGGVIVPDLHYGRDSLIGTALFLSLLATERCSASDLKAKYPPYSISKNKIELSPSIDVDKILSEVKTRYSHKRVTDIDGVKVDFDEEKMWVHLRKSNTEPIIRIYAEASTEERAAALADEVINLITEITGK, encoded by the coding sequence ATGACACTAATTAAATCCATTTCAGGCATAAGGGGTACTATTGGCGGTGAGCCGGGAACTGCACTTACCCCTCCGGATGTAGTAAAATTTGTCTCGGCATACTCATACAGACTTAAGCTAAGGCTGCCCGGCAAAAGCCGGTATAAGGTTGTTGTGGGAAGAGATGCAAGGATATCCGGAGAGATGGTTGAAAATCTGGTCTGCGGAACATTAATGGCTTGTGGAATCGATGTTGTCAATGCCTCTCTTGCATCTACTCCTACCGTTGAGATGGCTGTTGTATTTGAAAAGGCTGATGGTGGGATCATTCTTACTGCCTCTCATAATCCAAAGCAGTGGAATGCTCTTAAACTACTTAATGAGAAGGGGGAATTTCTTGATGCAAATGAGGGTGAAAAGCTGCTTAAATTTGCAGAGGAGGGACTTTTCAATTACGCCGATGTTGACACACTGGGGATAATAACAAAAAGAGACTTTTCCAAACAGCATATAGAGGCGGTTCTCTCCCACCCTCTGGTGGATACAGAGGCAATCTACAGAGCCGGATTTACAGTTGCTCTTGATGCTGTTAACTCGGTTGGAGGCGTTATAATGCCTCAGCTTCTGGAGGCGCTGGGGGTAAAGTGTATAAAAGTAAACTGTGATCCTACGGGCAGATTTGCCCATAACCCTGAGCCTCTGCCGGAACATCTCACTGAACTCTCATCTGTTGTGGTTAAAGAGGGTGCAGATTTGGGAATTTCAGTTGACCCTGATGTTGACAGGCTTGCACTGATTTGCGAAGATGGAAATCCATTTGGAGAAGAGTACACACTGGTTGCTGTTGCTGACTTTATTCTAAGGAGCAGAAAAGGGGCGACAGTATCAAACCTTTCATCCTCCAGGGCATTGAGAGATGTTACTGAAGCTGCCGGATGTGAATATTTTGCTTCTGCCGTTGGAGAGGTAAATGTTGTAACAGAGATGAAGAGAGTTGGAGCCGTTATCGGCGGAGAGGGCAATGGAGGAGTTATTGTACCTGATCTTCATTATGGCCGCGACTCACTTATCGGCACAGCACTTTTCCTTAGCCTGCTGGCAACAGAGAGGTGCAGCGCCTCAGATCTTAAGGCAAAATATCCTCCCTACTCTATTTCAAAAAATAAAATTGAGCTCTCACCATCAATTGATGTAGACAAAATCCTGTCAGAGGTAAAAACCAGATATTCTCACAAAAGGGTAACTGATATTGATGGTGTAAAGGTTGATTTTGATGAGGAGAAAATGTGGGTACACCTCAGGAAATCGAATACTGAACCCATAATAAGAATATATGCAGAGGCCTCCACAGAGGAGAGAGCAGCAGCCCTGGCTGACGAGGTAATAAATTTAATTACAGAGATAACCGGAAAATAA
- a CDS encoding M56 family metallopeptidase, producing MNAIINYMVESLICGAVFFLLFRLIFSEENNYSFQRVSILVSSLLAAIFPLISIPVSNAVVPGYLLNPAYVISDYSSGLTTETSGPNLMSYSILFFGLISLFFVFKYLIELVMIFILQSRSEIVFKSKSYSIYQQKEIDTPFSFGKSIFLPDSFNSSDREMIVRHELSHIKRNHSADIIFINLLISVQWFNPFIYILKSKLIEIHEFQADMDVLNCGADISEYRELIFSSQFSSAPDISNSLHKSLTFKRFIKMENLKQSKVGARLIALFSVAALLLFSVTSFSKADIKIQKNDSKVNEAVTSTVALPQDTTKIVPFTVVDVKPKFQGGDENHFTRWVASQLVYPELAVKDSIQGRVILQFVVSEKGKVEDVKVVKGVYNLLDKEAHRVVSQSPDWEPGLQDGKPVKVRYTFPVIFFLSSKKK from the coding sequence ATGAATGCTATAATAAATTATATGGTTGAATCGCTAATTTGCGGAGCCGTTTTTTTTCTGCTTTTCAGATTGATTTTTTCAGAGGAGAATAACTATTCATTTCAAAGAGTATCAATACTGGTATCATCGCTATTGGCAGCGATATTTCCACTAATTAGTATTCCGGTTTCAAACGCTGTTGTTCCTGGGTATCTTTTAAATCCGGCATATGTAATCAGCGATTATTCTTCAGGTCTGACAACGGAGACGAGTGGACCCAATCTAATGAGCTACTCAATTTTATTTTTTGGATTAATATCGTTGTTTTTTGTTTTCAAATACCTGATTGAACTCGTAATGATATTTATACTCCAGAGTCGATCTGAAATTGTTTTCAAATCAAAATCTTACTCAATTTACCAGCAGAAAGAGATAGATACACCATTCTCTTTTGGTAAATCGATATTCTTGCCAGATTCTTTTAACTCCAGTGATAGGGAGATGATTGTCAGGCACGAACTATCTCACATAAAAAGAAATCATTCTGCAGATATTATTTTTATTAACCTTCTGATTTCTGTTCAGTGGTTTAACCCTTTTATATATATATTAAAATCTAAGCTGATTGAGATTCATGAGTTTCAGGCAGATATGGATGTTCTAAATTGCGGAGCAGACATATCAGAGTACCGAGAGCTAATCTTTTCATCCCAATTTTCTTCAGCCCCGGATATATCAAACAGCCTCCACAAGTCATTAACTTTTAAAAGATTTATTAAAATGGAAAATCTAAAACAATCAAAAGTGGGAGCCAGGCTTATTGCCTTGTTCTCTGTTGCCGCTCTTCTGCTATTCTCTGTAACTTCATTCAGCAAAGCAGATATCAAGATTCAGAAAAATGATTCTAAAGTCAATGAAGCAGTGACTTCTACAGTGGCATTACCTCAAGACACCACTAAAATTGTCCCGTTTACAGTTGTTGATGTCAAACCAAAATTCCAGGGGGGAGACGAAAATCACTTTACAAGATGGGTAGCCAGTCAACTTGTATATCCAGAGCTGGCAGTAAAAGATAGCATTCAGGGACGTGTTATTTTGCAATTTGTTGTATCTGAGAAGGGGAAAGTTGAGGATGTTAAGGTAGTGAAAGGAGTGTATAACTTGCTTGATAAAGAGGCACATAGAGTTGTTTCTCAATCTCCTGACTGGGAACCGGGTTTGCAAGATGGAAAACCTGTAAAGGTAAGATATACATTTCCGGTTATATTTTTCCTATCATCTAAGAAAAAATAA
- a CDS encoding M14 family zinc carboxypeptidase encodes MTLLLLLALLSSSNIFSQISFSAEFESGSLGKTTLIDSVWFNTGKGDSTLYISYRIDSRFDPLNPVDTSLRPSARWYYFRIEGVKEKMVHLAVNNSEAIRPFYSYDGENFARFSQGENPEKGLIVKKFQKDTVYISHFIPYTWSRHKSKLDEWSVKPFVTREIIGYSSKELPIEMITIDESDLHNNDKEKRQIWIHGRSHPSEQPASWHLEALTDLLLSDTREAKDLRRNSTIYIIPFINPDGVYGGFSRSTSTGVNIEINWDRPDSLTMPEVLALKRTLERVTAQKPLDILLNMHSQIANYASYWIHNAESTTNKFLDNQLLLSALTMDDRRFYREEDQQFSAVASRYAEGWIWNRFGERTLAITFETPYTFYKESHDEEWVSPDNLKELAEDTFYAIYDYLMIPGENRIIIEPESLKGKGWRRGDRTLRTFFGDNYYIDETGNGKAIFRINNLEKGKYRVFNYKSNRWMEIDSIVKKRSGRFVYKVKSSLLGGEADAIMLQKQ; translated from the coding sequence ATGACTTTATTACTGCTGCTGGCATTGCTAAGCAGCAGTAATATTTTTTCACAGATAAGCTTCTCGGCAGAATTTGAATCGGGAAGCCTTGGTAAAACTACTCTTATTGATTCTGTATGGTTCAATACGGGAAAGGGAGATTCTACACTTTACATATCCTACAGGATAGATTCACGATTTGACCCTTTAAACCCTGTTGACACTTCATTAAGACCGAGTGCAAGATGGTACTACTTCAGAATTGAGGGTGTCAAAGAAAAAATGGTTCACCTGGCGGTTAATAACTCAGAGGCGATCAGACCATTCTACAGTTATGACGGAGAAAACTTCGCCAGGTTTTCACAAGGAGAGAATCCGGAAAAGGGTCTGATTGTGAAGAAATTTCAAAAAGACACTGTCTATATTTCTCACTTCATCCCTTATACATGGAGCAGGCATAAATCTAAGCTTGATGAATGGAGTGTTAAGCCTTTTGTAACCAGGGAGATTATTGGCTATAGTTCTAAGGAGTTACCAATTGAAATGATTACAATAGATGAATCTGATCTCCATAATAATGATAAAGAGAAGAGACAAATATGGATTCATGGTCGCTCCCACCCCAGTGAGCAGCCGGCGAGCTGGCACCTTGAGGCACTAACTGACCTTTTATTGTCAGACACTCGAGAGGCTAAAGATCTTAGAAGAAACAGCACAATCTATATTATCCCATTTATTAATCCTGATGGTGTTTACGGCGGTTTTTCAAGATCAACATCAACAGGGGTAAATATTGAGATTAACTGGGACAGGCCGGATTCTTTAACAATGCCGGAGGTTCTGGCTCTTAAAAGGACTCTTGAAAGGGTAACCGCTCAAAAGCCACTTGATATTCTTCTAAATATGCATTCTCAGATTGCAAATTACGCCTCTTACTGGATACACAATGCAGAGTCAACAACAAATAAATTTCTTGACAATCAGCTTTTACTTTCTGCTTTGACTATGGATGACAGGCGTTTCTACAGAGAGGAGGATCAGCAATTTTCTGCTGTAGCTTCCAGATATGCAGAGGGATGGATATGGAACAGATTTGGGGAGAGGACACTTGCAATTACATTTGAAACTCCTTATACATTCTATAAAGAGAGTCATGATGAAGAGTGGGTATCCCCGGATAACCTCAAAGAGCTTGCTGAGGATACATTCTATGCGATTTATGACTACCTTATGATCCCGGGAGAAAATCGCATTATAATTGAACCTGAGAGTTTAAAAGGAAAGGGATGGAGAAGAGGAGACAGAACATTAAGAACTTTTTTTGGTGATAACTATTACATAGACGAAACCGGAAATGGAAAAGCTATATTTAGAATTAACAATTTAGAAAAAGGCAAGTATCGTGTATTTAACTACAAATCTAACAGGTGGATGGAGATTGACAGCATTGTTAAAAAGAGATCCGGAAGATTTGTATACAAGGTAAAATCCTCTCTTTTGGGAGGAGAAGCAGATGCTATAATGCTGCAAAAGCAATAA
- a CDS encoding DUF2400 domain-containing protein, translating into MPTLKELAHKYNHTDYFKSDPVIFPRHFKELWQKGEASFMDIEISGILCAHLAWGRREMIVRDCRRLMDEMEWRPYEYIMAGKYRSDSVSLHRTIKWCEMSLIFHNLRAYYLSNDSLETLTPEEYRVKIFGRKPDPKAANKKIHMFRRWMVRDDGIVDLGVWKRTSPSSLIIPLDVHVHRAALEQGITKRKSSDITTAIEITEFLKSVFPDDPCMGDFALFAYGASQKK; encoded by the coding sequence ATGCCCACATTAAAAGAGTTAGCTCATAAATACAATCACACTGATTACTTCAAAAGTGATCCTGTAATATTTCCCCGTCATTTTAAAGAGTTATGGCAGAAAGGAGAAGCCTCTTTTATGGACATCGAGATATCAGGTATTCTCTGTGCCCATCTTGCGTGGGGAAGAAGGGAGATGATCGTCAGAGATTGCAGGAGATTGATGGATGAAATGGAATGGAGGCCATACGAGTATATTATGGCCGGTAAATACAGAAGTGATTCCGTTTCCCTCCACAGAACAATAAAGTGGTGTGAAATGTCGTTGATATTTCACAATCTCAGAGCATATTATTTATCAAATGACTCCTTAGAGACACTCACTCCTGAGGAATACAGAGTCAAAATATTTGGAAGAAAGCCGGACCCCAAAGCTGCTAACAAAAAGATCCATATGTTCAGAAGATGGATGGTAAGAGATGATGGAATTGTTGACCTTGGTGTCTGGAAACGCACATCTCCCTCATCTCTGATTATTCCGCTTGATGTTCATGTGCACAGAGCTGCTCTTGAACAGGGAATCACAAAGAGAAAGAGTTCAGATATCACTACTGCAATTGAGATTACAGAATTTCTAAAATCGGTATTTCCAGATGATCCATGTATGGGTGATTTTGCCCTCTTTGCATATGGCGCTTCCCAAAAAAAATAG
- a CDS encoding V-type ATP synthase subunit B, translating into MATKAFQKIYTRVEAITKATISLRASGVANEELATVAGRLAQVVKIKDDLITLQVFEGTDGIATNAEVVFFGEPPTIHVSEELAGRFFNSYGLPIDSRPPVEGEKRYIGGPSVNPFRRKQPSELIPTGIAGIDLNNTLVSGQKIPFFADPDQPYNQVMAQVALRADVDKIILGGMGLTNDDYLYFKQMFENAGALNKIISFVNTTEQPPVERLLIPDMALAAAEYFAVDKNEKVLVLLTDMTLYADALSIVSNRMDQIPSKDSMPGSLYSDLAKIYEKAVQLPDGGSITIIAVTTLSGGDITHAIPDNTGYITEGQLFLRSDSDTGKVIVDPFRSLSRLKQLVIGKKTREDHNQVMNAAVRLYADAANAKTKLENGFDLSDYDVRCLDYAKAYSSRLLAIDVNINTTQMLDTAWELFSKYFTREELSIKEDILNKYWKTA; encoded by the coding sequence ATGGCAACTAAAGCATTTCAAAAGATATATACCAGAGTGGAGGCTATTACAAAAGCCACCATCTCCCTCAGAGCCTCCGGTGTGGCAAACGAGGAGCTTGCAACCGTTGCCGGAAGGTTGGCTCAGGTTGTTAAAATAAAAGATGATTTAATTACCCTTCAAGTATTTGAAGGTACTGATGGTATCGCTACAAATGCAGAGGTTGTTTTCTTTGGAGAACCTCCTACAATTCATGTTAGTGAAGAGCTTGCCGGAAGATTCTTCAACTCATATGGTCTTCCTATTGATAGCAGGCCTCCTGTAGAGGGAGAAAAGAGATATATTGGAGGTCCATCTGTTAACCCTTTCAGAAGGAAACAACCATCAGAGCTAATACCAACAGGTATTGCAGGAATTGACCTGAATAACACACTTGTATCCGGACAAAAGATTCCATTTTTTGCAGACCCTGACCAACCTTATAACCAAGTGATGGCTCAGGTTGCACTTAGGGCAGATGTTGACAAAATTATTCTTGGCGGGATGGGTCTTACAAACGATGACTATCTCTATTTTAAACAAATGTTTGAGAATGCCGGTGCACTTAATAAAATCATAAGTTTTGTAAACACTACGGAGCAGCCTCCTGTTGAGAGGCTTCTCATTCCCGATATGGCCCTGGCTGCTGCCGAATATTTTGCTGTTGATAAGAACGAAAAGGTTTTGGTTCTCCTGACAGATATGACGCTTTATGCCGATGCTTTAAGTATTGTAAGTAATCGTATGGATCAGATTCCATCTAAAGACTCTATGCCCGGCTCTCTCTATTCTGACCTGGCAAAAATCTACGAGAAAGCAGTGCAATTGCCAGATGGCGGCTCAATAACTATTATTGCTGTAACAACATTAAGTGGAGGAGATATTACACACGCTATACCTGACAACACTGGCTATATCACTGAGGGACAGTTATTCCTGAGGTCTGACTCTGATACAGGAAAGGTAATTGTGGATCCTTTCAGATCTCTGTCAAGGCTTAAACAATTAGTAATCGGCAAAAAGACTCGTGAAGACCACAATCAGGTGATGAACGCAGCCGTCCGTCTTTACGCGGATGCAGCAAATGCCAAGACCAAGCTGGAAAACGGATTTGACCTTAGTGACTATGATGTGAGATGTCTGGATTATGCAAAGGCATACTCAAGCAGACTTCTTGCTATTGATGTAAATATAAACACAACTCAAATGCTTGACACTGCCTGGGAACTATTCTCAAAATATTTCACAAGAGAAGAGCTTAGCATTAAAGAGGATATTTTGAATAAATACTGGAAAACCGCATAG